From one Tachysurus vachellii isolate PV-2020 chromosome 23, HZAU_Pvac_v1, whole genome shotgun sequence genomic stretch:
- the LOC132839053 gene encoding myelin-oligodendrocyte glycoprotein-like isoform X5, whose product MVHLLIHNVLVQSIETREAFVGDTVILPCSINRTVVSVDVFWRDNEEKVLVDIIKSKEDFSEQSPEYRDRVQTFQTDITNGNFSIKLSNVTLSDSRNYTCNTPTSIQKVQLSVKVPRSLQSIVVYAVCRVCTNLLLIPLHVQDECFTKVFPTRFNNPVSHTAGSVYKPTKW is encoded by the exons TGTTGGTGCAGAGCATTGAGACTCGTGAAGCCTTCGTAGGTGATACAGTCATCTTACCATGTTCCATCAACCGcactgtagttagtgtggaTGTATTTTGGCGAGATAATGAAGAAAAAGTTTTGGTTGATATCATCAAGAGTAAAGAAGATTTTTCTGAGCAGAGCCCAGAATACAGAGACAGAGTTCAAACTTTTCAAACTGATATTACAAACGGAAACTTCTCCATCAAGCTGAGTAATGTGACGCTCTCTGACTCGAGAAATTACACCTGCAACACCCCAACATCTATTCAGAAAGTACAGTTAAGTGTTAAAG TGCCACGTTCCCTCCAGTCTATAGTAGTGTATgctgtgtgtcgtgtgtgtacaAATCTCCTGTTAATCCCTCTTCATGTTCAGGATGAATGTTTTACAAAAGTTTTTCCCACCAGGTTTAATAACCCAGTCTCTCACACTGCAGGGTCAGTATACAA ACCAACAAAGTGGTGA